TCTCATATGGATGATATCCACCGTTATTCTCATAATTGATAACTTCTTCTGAGCTCATACCGAAGATAAATGCATTCTCAGCTCCAACTTCATCAACGATCTCTACATTCGCTCCATCCATTGTTCCAAGTGTTGGTGCACCATTTAACATGAACTTCATGTTACCTGTTCCTGATGCTTCTTTGGATGCTGTTGAAATCTGTTCGCTGACATCTGCTGCCGCAAAGATCCATTCTGCATTAGATACACGATAATCTTCAATAAATACAACCTTTAACTTACCTTTAATGGATGCATCATTATTTACTTTATCAGCTACAGAGTTGATCAGTTTGATCGTCTGTTTTGCACGAAGGTATCCAGCTGCTGCCTTAGCACCAAAAATAAATGTTCTTGGATAGAACTTCATATTTGGATTCTTCTTTAACTGATTATACAGATACATCACATGTAAAATATTCATCAGCTGACGTTTGTATTCATGAAGTCGTTTTACCTGTACATCAAAGATGGATGTTGGATCAACTTCTACGCCATTGTGTTCTAAGATATATTTTGCAAGACGTTTTTTATTCTGCAGTTTGATATCCATAAATTCTTTCTGAGCTTTTGGATCATCCACATATTTCTTCAGTCCTGACATTAAAGAAAGGTCTGTTGCCCATGTGTCTGTTCCAAGTTTCTTTGTTACCCAATTTGCAAGTAATGGGTTTCCATGCATTAAGAAACGTCTCTGTGTGATTCCATTTGTCTTGTTGTTGAATTTCTCTGGCATCATCTGATAGAAATCTTTTAATTCCTGATTCTTTAAGATTTCTGTATGAAGTTTTGCAACACCATTGACAGAATATCCTGCTGCGATCGCCATATGTGCCATACGTACCTGTCCATCCCAAAGGATCGCCATCTTCTTGACTTTCTCTTCGTTTCCTGGATACATCTCACGGATCTTGTTTACGAAACGACGGTCGATTTCTTCTACGATCTGGTATACTCTAGGAAGTAATTTTGAGAATAAGTCGATTGGCCATTTCTCTAACGCTTCTGCCATAATCGTATGATTTGTGTATGCACAAGTCTTTGTTGTAACTTCCCATGCTTCATCCCATCCAAGACCTTCTTCATCCATTAAGATTCTCATAAGTTCTGCAACAGATACTGTTGGATGAGTATCGTTCATCTGGATCGTCATCTTCTCGTAAAGTTTTGTAATGTCATCGTGGTTTTTCTTATATTTGGCTACTGCTGCCTGTAAACTTGCAGATACAAAGAAATACTGCTGTTTTAAACGAAGCTCTTTTCCTTCGTAGTGATTATCGTTTGGATATAATACTTCTACGATGTTCTTTGCAAGGTTCTTCTGTTCTACTGCTTTGTCATATTCACCTTTATCAAAAGAATCCAGCTGGAAGTCAGTGATCGCTTCTGCATCCCAGATCCTTAATGTATTAACGATATGATTTCCATATCCTACGATCGGATAGTCAAATGGAACTGCCATAACTGACTGATAGTTCTCCTGAATGAAGTTGGTTCTTCCAGTTGCTTCATCATATTCTGTACGGATATTTCCACCGAAACGTACTTCTTTGGCATATTCCGGACGTTTTAATTCAAATGGATTTCCATTCTTTAACCATTCATCTGGTACTTCTATCTGATATCCGTCTTTGATCTTCTGTTTGAACATTCCGTATTGATAGCGGATTCCACATCCATAGGCTGCATATCCAAGTGTTGCCAATGAATCAAGGAAACATGCTGCTAATCTTCCAAGACCACCATTACCAAGTGCTGGGTCTGGTTCCTGGTCTTCAACGGCATTCAGATCTACGCCTAATTCATCGAGTGCTTCTTTCACTTCTCCATACATACTCATATTAATGAGGTTATTTCCAAGTGCTCTTCCCATCAGGAATTCCATGGACATATAATATAAAATCTTTGGGTCTTTCTCTTCGTAGGTCTTCTGAGTATCCATCCAGTCCTCAATGATCCACTCTTTTAGGGCATAAGCCACAGCCTGATAAATCTGCTGCTGGGATGCATTATTAAGCTCAACTCTGAACTGAGTCTTTAGATTATTGAGTACTTCCTGTTTAAACAGTTTCTTATCAAATCTTTCTGTTTTCATGATTGTCTCTTCCCCTTTCGTATTCCCAGTGTGTTATTAATTTTATCATATAAATTGGAAATATGATACAAAAATTACAAATATCATTTGTATTTTTTTTCGTAAGTTCTTCTATTTATACAAACTAGCTGCCACGCATAATTTTCCATATCCAATTTCATTGTTTGGATAGTCCAAAAATCCATTCATTTTCCTTGCACCTTTATGAAAATAAGCTTTGATCCGCTCTCCATACAAATAAGGATCATTTTTTCTTATGATCCCCCATTCCATCAAAAGAGCTGCCGCTCCTGTGACAAATGGCGTTGCCATTGACGTCCCGGACAAACTGTTTTCACCGCCTCCCGGTGCTGCTGCCAAAATTCCAACTCCAGGTGCCACAAGATCTGGTTTCTTTACACCATATCTTTGATCACCCCGCCCCGAAAAATCTGCATAGGACTGATATCTGACATCATACGCACCTGCTGAGATCACATTTTCTGCAGTTGATGGGATTGTTAAAGTAAACTCTTTATCTGGCTCTAAAAATCTAGTTTCCTGATTACTTCCTAAGGATACCGGAAGCCACATCTGATATTCCCCATTTCTGATATTTCGTGGA
The sequence above is drawn from the Anaerostipes hadrus ATCC 29173 = JCM 17467 genome and encodes:
- a CDS encoding glycogen/starch/alpha-glucan phosphorylase, which codes for MKTERFDKKLFKQEVLNNLKTQFRVELNNASQQQIYQAVAYALKEWIIEDWMDTQKTYEEKDPKILYYMSMEFLMGRALGNNLINMSMYGEVKEALDELGVDLNAVEDQEPDPALGNGGLGRLAACFLDSLATLGYAAYGCGIRYQYGMFKQKIKDGYQIEVPDEWLKNGNPFELKRPEYAKEVRFGGNIRTEYDEATGRTNFIQENYQSVMAVPFDYPIVGYGNHIVNTLRIWDAEAITDFQLDSFDKGEYDKAVEQKNLAKNIVEVLYPNDNHYEGKELRLKQQYFFVSASLQAAVAKYKKNHDDITKLYEKMTIQMNDTHPTVSVAELMRILMDEEGLGWDEAWEVTTKTCAYTNHTIMAEALEKWPIDLFSKLLPRVYQIVEEIDRRFVNKIREMYPGNEEKVKKMAILWDGQVRMAHMAIAAGYSVNGVAKLHTEILKNQELKDFYQMMPEKFNNKTNGITQRRFLMHGNPLLANWVTKKLGTDTWATDLSLMSGLKKYVDDPKAQKEFMDIKLQNKKRLAKYILEHNGVEVDPTSIFDVQVKRLHEYKRQLMNILHVMYLYNQLKKNPNMKFYPRTFIFGAKAAAGYLRAKQTIKLINSVADKVNNDASIKGKLKVVFIEDYRVSNAEWIFAAADVSEQISTASKEASGTGNMKFMLNGAPTLGTMDGANVEIVDEVGAENAFIFGMSSEEVINYENNGGYHPYEIYQNDKDIHEVLDQLVDGTYANGDPELYKDLYQSLLFGDTGSQADMYFILKDFRSYAEAQKKVEEAYRDTKGWAKMAMTNTAGCGKFSSDRTIQEYVDDIWHLDKIR